AATCACAGCCCCCGTTCACCGGCGTATCGAACCAGATCAAAGGAATCGCCTGATAACGATTACGCAAACGGTGCCACTTATCCTAGACCCGAGTACGTTGACCTGACGAATCACAATCATTATCTGTCGCCGTCTTATCAGCCGCAAAACGTAAACAGCAGCTCTCACGAAGACAATCTAAAATACAACTCCGACTGGTTTTACCAATATGGAGGTAAGGATGCTTTGAAGCAAAACttttaaatagatataaagCTTTACGATCTAACATCGTTGTTATCGTCGTTATCATTATGTTTACGGACTGTAGTTTGTTAGAATATGAGAAGCATCTATCTCGACAGAACAGAAAGTAAGCTATGCCTGTAGATGTATCTGACGATGAAGCCGAAAATACAGTTGATTTCTTCGCGATGAAGATTAACCTTTGTAACAAACCTACTTGAACAATTTTGTTGACTATAAAGAGTGCGAGCTCCTGCTTGAAAAGAAGACGGGATCTAATAGAAAGCCGAGATATCCACAATTCGAACTGCGTTGCAATTTCGGGGCTATTCGCGATGTCGTTAAGCATCTTACGAGCAAAAAGTAAATCGACTATTAACGTTGACGTTCGAGCGTCACAAGGTTTTTAACGGTTTAAGATCAGAAAATAGTCATCAGGAGACTTTGGGCAACCTAAACCGCGAGCAGTTAAGCGTAGGAATCTATATCGTATGTTGTATCTATGATGTTCTATTCTCTTGACGAGATAAAGATGGTAAGGCGACCGGTTGATAGGTCAGTACTCGAAACGAGGTCTGACCAGAACACCGTGTGACAGTCTAAAAGTGTTGGCTTTCTTAAAGAACGTTGACGCTCTGTATACGAAATTAGGATCCTCGAGTGCAGTAACGTTAACTTTGGTAATGTAACCTGTGAACGAGAGACGCGATTCGGAACTATACTTTTCGATATTATAGGTATTCTCTCCTTCATGGATAGGACAGAttagacgaattttccatttatgaGAGAATACTTCAGAGCAAACAGACCTGTTAAAGATGATGCATAATATTCTGGACGATGTGAATATACAAGATCTAACAAATATAGGAGAGTATACCATCATTTCCAGGTTCAGAGTTTACATTAAGTTCGTCGATATTAAGACTGTTTAGTACGAGATCCACGTTTCAAGCTAAAATTTGACGAAATCCGAGTCTTCGGATTGTTAAAGGAAGAGAAAACTAAGtccataaaatattactacGAAAGTTAAGTAAAAAGTCTAATTGAAATCAACCGATGAAATTAAGCTGTTTACATAACGAAAAAGCTTATCCGTGTACCTGAAAAAAGAGGGAACAAGATCACTAACCGAATCACTATACCAAGAGATGCTTGGTGAATTGCAATCGCCAATTAGAAATAGGTAAATGCACggcgaaaaggaaaagaatctTCGACCGATCTAGCGTGCACTGCATGTAAATTCAAGTCACTGGCTGCAGCAAAAGTACCGAACACCTCTACTTGAAATGCTGGAAATTTCCAACTTTATTTAAGATTTTCCATCGGCAATAATGCTCAAGATCATTCTCTCGTGAATCTCAGGCAGATAAAATGCTTTCTAACTTCTAACTGAAGATTTCACGAAAACCGTTCAGGAGCTGAGGTTGCTAGGATccagcgagaaagagagagagagagagagagagagatctgcatgaattttaattgacaGGCAATTtgcgatttaaaaattgatcatCGTGCTACCGATGACCAGTCCTTGCAACTATAATGAGACGCACTGCCACAGGAAATCCAAGTCACTGAATAAACAACTCTTGTAATACATCCCTTACAAATGTTCATAGTATCCAAGCGTATCTAAGATGCAGTAacataatagatataatatattataatataatataatacaataattagaCGTTAGTAAAGAAACATAGCAACAGAAAAATATCGCAGACAGTAGAACGGTCGATTGACACTATACCGGCTCGATTCGAAAGACAATACAAAAATACGACTGACAGTTTCGGCGAATGATCGAAAacttgttatatatataattaaaatatagcaGATGAACTCCGTTTGTATGAACacgatttatttgaaagaaattttaattagcggCTGGTTAAACGAACTATGTATCCTATTACATCGACTCCAATTACGTGTCTGCAATTATAAACTGTTTGTCCCCCGGCAAATTCGTATAAACGGAATTCTACTACGAGGtatcgaatttgaaaaatgaaaaacgaaaaatgtttctttcagATATGCATCAAGACCCACTAGCTTCGGTAACGCAGCAACAAGAAGCGCAACATCCTCACCCTATGCATCACGCAAACTCCCCATCGAACCTGCAGCAACACAGTCCCCAAAACGCTCAACAGAAACACCAGCACTCCCCTCATCTACTGGATCATTCGACGCCTCCATCAAACCTGCCACAACCGCAGCCACAACCACAGACACAAGCTCAACAGCAGCAAGCACCAccgcagcagcagcaacaacacaGTCCTCAAAGTAGCCAACAGAACAGACCTTACTCCACCTCGTCGAGTTCCTGTTGCAGCACAGACGCCATGGATACTCATTTGCCGAATGCTCTGAGCGTATACTCCGTACCGCACAGTTATCATCCTTACTATCATCACTACATGCCTGACTCGGCGCCATCCAATTTAAACGAAGTCGGTGGCGTGATCATGCACCCTAATTGCAATCTCAACAACGAGACTCACAATGCAACCGCAAGTACCAGTGCTTCCAGCAACGTCCAACATTACGAATCTTCGTACCAACCTCATTTGAGTCACTATAATACCAATAATAATCCCGCGAAGCATTCCTATCATCATCAAGAACCAACGCCAGCCAGCTACACCAGTGTGATCGTAGACTCGCAGCAATATAGTCCAAGCTCGGTGCAAGACCTGATTCACTATCAACATCATTACGAAGCACATCATCAGTTCGTTCACTGACACGAACTAGACGCGGCTTGCGCATAGCACGTCGATACCAACTGTAACCACGAGTCGTGCTATTGTGATATGTCCTCCAATGGGACGAACAACGATTTCCTGCAAGAACGCTCGAATATCGACAATTCGAGAATAATGGTGAACGATGAACGCGAACAGATTGTTCAATGGAAGGCTAAGATTTGGTGCGTTCGACCATCGGAAATATGGAAGATTATTTCGGGCGGAGGATACAGTGAGAAATCGTGAACTCCAAGTGAAATCAGAATATCGAGTGAATCACGAGGAAACGTATGGTAGAAATACtgggaaatattaaaaatgtcgcTGAATATACTGCCGAATTTGCGTAAGACTCTAACGAGAACAGCTGTACAGTTGATATATTTAAGAAGATGGTAATCGTTTAAGGATTTGCGACACCGAAGGTTTACTATATCGTATCGTAGCATATTGAGTGACGATCCGTTGTGAAATTCGCTGGTCATTAGGTCTGTTATACTTTATTCACATATCACTTGAGCTTGTTGTTTGAAGAACTAGCACCTTGTGGCAATTACGTCGAATAATTGCCTCGAGATTGATATAAGTTAAGCTTCGGATATTCTGTAGCGGCTGATTATGTTCATGTGGCAAATGTGATTTTCCTTTTGTAAGAATTGTACGAACGCCTCTTAACATAtccatctctttctctttcactccTTAAGCGCTTATTTATACGTAAACCTATGTAATCGTTTGATCGCTAATGACGTTCGTCGACATTAGCTAAGATAACGATTTCGATCGTGTATTCAATCAAGATTTTGATTCGAATGCCAAcgacatttttaattgtacattCATCGTAGAGAAAACAGACGGATTCGAATCGGCCAAATACGAGGTAACATTAACGGGCGagaaaattcgatcgaaacggaaattaaaataacagaaagagaaaagaatttctgCGAGTTACACGCTGGACGTGAACAGCTAAAATTCTTCTCAAACTGGAGATACCTGAGGTGGAAAATAACGCGATCGTGTCTATGGACGAGTgattttatacgatttaattacACGAAATGTTCTGTAAAAGTGCTAACCCTAGCATTTATTCGCCAATAGGAAATTACAAGCATGTAACTGTACATAAGGTGAAAAGCGAGGAGATCGGTGAAGATCCGAACGAATAGCGCGAGATACATACTTAATTTGTAGACATGTACATTACATAGTCGTTCGTAGCTGGTCGAAActcttatatataaatacagtaGATATTACTTAGGTAGACCCGAAGACTGACCGGTGTTTGTACCAACCGACCAAAGAAACACACCCTCCTTCTTATCAGAAGAGAAAACAAAGGTACAAATATCACCGTTGTTATATCTTAATCcgcatttatttaaatatcgcgcGCATCTCCAAAACCCAATACTTAATAAATATGACCATAGAGTATTCTGGCGATCCCAGTTACATCTTAATCATcgaagtattttattatcgaacaTCCATACTATAGCAACCATTAGGAGTTCCTCGTGGCCGCCACGTTAGCACCACGAGGTTAAATCACATGTATAATACACGTGTACACATTGCCAATTGCGAActactattatttataatcgatGTAAATTAAAGAATCGAAGGTACTGTTTGGTAGTTGGGGTGATGATCACCGCCTTGTACGATACGTTACTATTGTAACcgttgtaaatattgtaaaagtGATAGCGCGCGCGCTGCATACCTATtgcgagaaaaatataatcgatattttcctcTGATGAATCTATCTTATTGCTactatttttctcttattttcttttcgtacaTAGATCCTCCTCTCTCGAtcgatatatttgtatttaaatctGCGTTTAAATCtatttcaacgaataaaaaCTTCAAGTTTTGTTCTCTCTCGTCGCGATTGGAATTATTGTATCTTGAAAGTAACGagcaattgaaataaatcaataaatgaATCGAGCTATTCTTGAAGCGAATTATTCGATGTTAGAAAGATAATAGAAGTGTtcctgttttttcttttttttttttttcaattgatCAAAGAAACTTCATTAAATGCGTTGAGTAAATTCATTGCACGAAACTATTGCAATAAATCATCGTTCTTCggataatttgatattttatcgatgGCGAAGTTTCCCTTTTACTGCGGGAATTCCCCATCCCGTTCAATCCTGTTTCCTACAGGTACCTGCGAAAGGTAAATAACATAATGGACATGGTGAcatatttctccttttcacTGAATTCCTATAAATTAAGTCGAAATATATGGACACGTTAAATACTGTCCGATAttccatgaaatattttaaacaaaaatgattAGCATTCATCCTGGGTTCAAGATTATAATTCTTCTTCTGCCAACCAATTCGCAgatgaaagatattttctgaCGTTTAGAAAAAGAGGTCCATTCTAACAGAATCAATGGCAGTTttcaaaatgcaaaaatatcacACTATAAGATcgttaaaaaaacaaataaagacGCTATCAAGAGAGAGTGACGAAagctaatatttattattattattattattattattatttattttagtccgtggctttcggctttggacgaactttcggaTTACAATTCTTACATTTATCGTATTGCACTCAttagcatattcttacctctagcgtctaaaactaatgactgcaaactattgcaacttatgactaaaCATTATTGCTACTTTGCTTTTTtcttgcctccttgctgtgctgtCCTTCTTGTCGTGAaagctaatattatattgtaagcAACTGCGGCAATACAAATATGAAACTATAAGAGAAAGTCTTTAAAAAGAACGTTGAACGTTCTTTTACGTTCTTTTACGAAGAACGTTGcgagaattttttaaccaaagttaaacattttataattttatacaactttTTATGAAATCGTACAATTTATACCATCGAGGAAAACTCGGCATTCTGAAGAGGTCGTTGATTATCCCACGACAAAGGCGAAGGATCGGCTGGCGGCATCCGTTCCCGGATCCCCCCgaatgaaatagaagaaaacaaCGATCCTGTTTTTCTCTGGCGTTCGCCCGATTGTCACTGCACCGGCAcgaacaataaattaattgtgcCATGTACGATTCTTGGGTTAGCTTTCGGTGGTCGCGTGCTTGCCTGCATGGGGTCGCTCATGAAGGGAGGCACGTGCCTCTTTATAATCGCCGTCAGTCTCGGCTCCGCTATTAGAGTCTAAAAAGACAGGTTTCACGGGAGGAGTcactaatttttctattcgagAACAGAATCGCACTGTGTTCGTGCGATTCGAAAGTCGACTTGGCACTGTGAGAACTGGAGAAATTAAGAAGCCTCTATCGAAGCGTATTCGAAACTTCAATTCTGCAAGGACCGTGGATGCAAAAAGTTTCAAGCAAAATATCGAGACATTTATCTTTGCCCGAAGGAAGCATCgacaaattaaacaattaatcgactgaaaatattacgtttctaataagattataattaaCTCGGGAGAATCCAATGACGAAACCTCACAGTGTCAATTTACGCAACTTTCGACAACTCTAAATCTACACATATTGGAACATCTGTTGATACTTCATATAAATTGAATACTTTTCTCTGTTCTTAGAtactaattattttgttacgaATCTACGTATCAATCGAAACGTAACATCCACTGCATGTCACATAGATCGTAGATGCAAACAAAACAACAGGATTGACCAAAGTAAAAGTTGTTGGTCTTTTCCAATGAATGTAACGGGTAGGTATCGTGATACTTATAAACACCGATGTATCTCGTAACCAAGCGATTGCATCGCAGATATCAATCAACAACCTGCGCGTCATCGTACGTTACACGAAATCCACCCTTCCATGAAAATGATCGTATCGGGTGTTCGAGCAGGTCAGGTGAGCGATCGGTGGCATTTACACGATTCTGGTTCGACATGCGTGGACAGGTCCATGAATATACATCAGCCGTGAGATTGGTGTAACGTGTAACAAGGACACAGTGATTAAGGGTGTTCGCGTTTACAAGGGCCGCTATTATCGAACGTGTGCGATTGGAAGGACGATAGCACCGAAGGAGGGCGAGCCGCGTGCGCCTCGTTAAATTCTTCGGCCAGCGAATCTGACGCAGTCACGATCCTGTGAAATTGCGCGATCACCCGTCGCG
The nucleotide sequence above comes from Bombus pyrosoma isolate SC7728 linkage group LG1, ASM1482585v1, whole genome shotgun sequence. Encoded proteins:
- the LOC122571390 gene encoding single-minded homolog 2 isoform X3 — protein: MYISETASVHLGMAQVELTGNSIFEYIYQNDHAEMLSVLNLPQSPADLAGFTFPPANSRGEIELERVFILRMKCNLAKRCAGLVTEGYKVIHCSGYLRCIVEGPVGSEYEDGAGRHCIRKVGLLAVGHSLPGRCLTEVKLYQNMFMFRASLDLKLIFVDANVSQLTGYDPPDLIEKTLYHYVHGCDMMQLRHAHGTLLYKGQVITKYYRFLTKSGGWVWMQSYVTIVHNSRSSRPHCIVSVNYVLTKPENTDLLLNCEQKSYCSNSSNPPNTPLSTQTTGGSINELDNHSPRSPAYRTRSKESPDNDYANGATYPRPEYVDLTNHNHYLSPSYQPQNVNSSSHEDNLKYNSDWFYQYGDMHQDPLASVTQQQEAQHPHPMHHANSPSNLQQHSPQNAQQKHQHSPHLLDHSTPPSNLPQPQPQPQTQAQQQQAPPQQQQQHSPQSSQQNRPYSTSSSSCCSTDAMDTHLPNALSVYSVPHSYHPYYHHYMPDSAPSNLNEVGGVIMHPNCNLNNETHNATASTSASSNVQHYESSYQPHLSHYNTNNNPAKHSYHHQEPTPASYTSVIVDSQQYSPSSVQDLIHYQHHYEAHHQFVH